The proteins below are encoded in one region of Thunnus maccoyii chromosome 24, fThuMac1.1, whole genome shotgun sequence:
- the si:dkey-1h24.6 gene encoding cytotoxic T-lymphocyte protein 4, with translation MQKFKMRVCWIFMILLGCRLSHASESKSSCPCDYKVKTVCVPAGDIVSIPCPDMNGEDMTFSLLKNNEVIYNQTCNFGKPTSNCKLNDSMGVALHEHNKSVRFNLTGVNDNSHGLYRCEVIVTYPPPYIKEGNVLWILVLVQGHQCNVSSPGKPAPPVVPGLHWIWICVSVVLIIYSTAVTIIAVVNYMKFKHSDSQNDYMNTKPRAPKDRKKKRGLENPIPRHF, from the exons atgcaaaagttCAAGATGAGGGTTTGCTGGATTTTCATGATCCTCCTGGGCTGCAGGTTGTCACATGCATCTGAGTCTAAGAGCTCCTGTCCCTGCGATT aCAAGGTGAAAACTGTCTGTGTACCTGCTGGAGACATTGTGTCTATACCTTGCCCAGACATGAACGGTGAAGACATGACCTTTAGCCTTCTTAAGAACAATGAAGTGATTTACAATCAAACATGCAACTTTGGAAAACCCACGTCCAACTGTAAATTAAACGATAGCATGGGTGTGGCGCTGCATGAGCACAACAAATCGGTCCGTTTCAACCTCACTGGAGTGAATGACAACAGCCATGGACTCTACAGATGTGAGGTCATAGTCACGTACCCTCCTCCCTATATAAAAGAAGGAAATGTTTTGTGGATCCTGGTGCTGGTACAGG gacACCAATGCAATGTCAGTAGTCCTGGAAAACCTGCCCCACCTGTAGTCCCTGGACTTCACTGGATTTGgatttgtgtgtctgtagttcTCATCATCTACAGCACAGCTGTCACCATCATCGCCGTGGTCAACTAC ATGAAGTTCAAGCATTCAGATTCCCAGAATGACTACATGAACACCAAACCCAGAGCGCCCAAGGATCgcaagaagaagagagggtTAGAGAATCCTATACCACGACACTTTTGA